From Antechinus flavipes isolate AdamAnt ecotype Samford, QLD, Australia chromosome 1, AdamAnt_v2, whole genome shotgun sequence:
TCATTTCACTAATTCTTTGTGCTCTCTTACCCTTAACCTATCTAACACTTATATGTATAAAAGTTGAATTGCTCAATATAGTATGAggtgtttattattattgtttttgttgttgttgttggctaaATCCAATGCCCTGTAAATTGTAAAAATCAGATGGCACAGAATGCTAGGCctagaatctggaagacctgaattcaaatgcatcCTCAGAAGCTTGCTAATATCCTGGATAAGTatcttaacttctgtctgcctcaattttctcacctgcaaaatgaggatacCAAAAGTATCTATCTCTCATggttattttgcaaataaaatgaggtcatatttataaaaactatgtaataataattattatttttattaaatgttttatgttgaaatttataaaactatttcACATATACTATATCATGCAATGCcaagaataaagggaaaaaacactgtgaaggaggaaagaaaggtgaGAGATATTAAGATGTtcatttaaaaaggtaaataaataaatagtggtTTGTGAAACTCAAGTAATTTGCCAAGGAAAGACAGTGAATTCAGGGATACAGCACAATTCTTCTGATCTCATGTCTTTGTAGTCAGCAGATTGTCTGATGGGGCAGTAGTTGTCAAACCAGAAGTCAGTATCATAGAAGCTCCaaaaaaagaggtcatgaagCAGTTCTTGAAATCTGTAATCAAACACAGAAGAGAGGGCCAGAAAGATATGATCCTGGAGAGTCTTGGGCTTCATGTTTGGAAGCCAGTATTTCTGACACAAGGCTTTGGGTTTCGGACACCACATTCCAAGGCTCAGGTTTATGACCCATCATGGAAAGAAGATTGGTCTTCTCATGAGTCTCCGCAAGGCATTCTTTATGTCTTTGTTCCTCAGGCTATAGATGAAAGGGTTCAACATGGGGGTGATCACAGCATACATCACTGAGGCAATTGTGCTCTTCCAGGAGGAATGGGGAGCTGAGGAATTCAGATACACTCCAAAAACTGTGccataaaataatgaaacaacacaAAGGTGAGATCCACAGGTAGAAAAGGCTTTATACTTTCCTCCAGGTGATGGGATTCTCAATATGGAAGAACAAATCttaatataagagaaaataatcCCTGTGAGGGGAAGAACACCCAGCAGGCCAGTTGTAAAATAAACTAAGATATTATTGATAAGAGTTTCAGTACAAGATAGCTTCAGAATTTGAGGAAGATCACAGAAGAAGAATGGGAGATCATGGGCTTTACAGAAGGAGAGTCTCATTGCCATTAGACTCTGAAGAAGAGAGTCTAAAAGGCTAATAGTCCATGACAATAGAACTAGCAGAATACAGAGCTGTGGGCTCATGATGGTAGCATAGCGCAGAGGATGACAAATGGCCACAAAACGATCACAAGCCATCAAAGTAAGGAGGAAATTGTCCATACAAGCAAAGGCTGAGAAGAAATACATCTGGGTGAGGCAGCCAACATAGGAGATGTCCTGACTGTTGGTCAGGATATTCACAAGCATCTTGGGGACTGTGGTGGATACTAGACAGAGATCCACAAAAGATAGGTTGGAGAGGAAGAAGTACATGGGGGTGTGGAGGTGAGAATCAGATCCAAAGGTCAGCATAATGAGAAAGTTCCCAACCACAGTGATTACATATATGCCTAGGAATAGCCCAAAGATAAATAGCTGTTGCTCTTGCTTTATGGGAAACCTGAAGAAGAATTCTgagatgcttgttttatttcctgGTCCCATTTGATTTAACTGTCAGctaaaaataggaatagaaaatgaagttaaaatccAGTCATTACAGAATTATATAATTTGagatttaaaagagattttagtGACCAAACAACTCCAAACTATTTACGAAAAGAATTCCAGAAGCTTTGTCCCCTGAGATCATAGCTTTCTGGGTCCAGTGCCTTTATAGAGTTTGTTTATAGATGCTGACTCATCTCCACAGGTATTTCTCTACCATGCTTCTAAACAAGGTACTATTACCACCATTCCCAGTGCTTTTCACCTCCCTTTTCAATGTATTGTCTTTCATTATTGGAATATAAGTCCCTTGGCAGGAGAaagtgtctttatttttatttgtatttttaattctaaatgtctgacatataataaatattgacttGACTTTAGTGTATCAAAAAACAGATTCCTACCACCTCTCCATTCTACTTCTGAACAGCTCTTATTGGTGAATCAGAGACTAAGATGATTCCTTTGTTAATCTGTCACCACTCTTGCTTCTGTGCACTAGGAACAAACAGGACAAATCAAATCTCTACTCCTTCTGACAATACTTTAAATATATGGAGGCAACTTGAGACTGTTCACATAGTTCAATGAATCCAGGGCTTAGATTTAGAAGATATGTACTTGAATCTCAGCTCTAACATTTGCTCTCTGTAGAATTCTGGCCAAATCATATCTCTTATccatgtttttatttctataaaggcAGATTCCTATTCTCACATTCTACAAAACTCCCACTAAACACATTTGGAATTTGGAcaacataaattaaaatacaaaatctgcTCACAGTATCAGAACCCCTTCAGTCTAACAATGAGGTGAAAGTCAGTTCTACCTGAGCTTCAAGAGTCCTCACAATGAGCAAGGACAATTTTATCATAAGACAATGGAATAATAGAATTAATTCTGCAATGGGACTATTCCCAGGCTGTGAAGCATGAAGCAAGCAGCCCATCACAAAGGGGAAAAAgggtaaaagaaaagagataagaataaGATCTTGAGATCAATGAAAGAAATGCTTCAATTTGGCATCCAAACAGTGTAGCAAGGTAAACAGGGATTAATGCTAAGACTAACTCCAAGAAGCATCATTTCACACAAGAGAAATACATTTCCTACCATGACATTTTACAGAGAATAGAATGAGGGTCAATGTGTAGAAGCTGCAGGAAGGAAGGTTTTGACTCTATATAAATAACCTGACAACTAATAGTTTTGTCTAGAAACTGAATGGGCTGTTTAAGACAGGGCAGGTTTCACATTACTAGAGGTCTTTGAAACGAAATTAGATGAGCTTATATAAATGATGGTACTATTCAACAAATGTCTCAGGTTTGAAACATTAGTGTTAGTTTgaattacctttttattttcaccttCATCCATCCAATAGGTTGCCAAATTCTTTTGGTGGCCTGTAAGTTTCTTACACTCGCCTCTTTCTCTAATCctattttcatagttttctctaCCAGCTGTATGCACTCTTACAACAACCTATTAATAGTTCTCCACAACTGCATCCTCTACCTACCCCAATCCATTGTTCACATTTGTCTTAGGCATAAATCTGATTACATTCATCTTATGATCTTCAGTGATTTTCTGTTACCAAATAAAAGATGATTTCCTCGGGCTGTCAGTCAAGTGTCTTCAAAAACTAgtattatcttatatttttccttttttgcaaataagaaacCTGAGTCTGAGAAATGGTCAGTGACTTATCTAGAGTCACTCAATTACCAGCTATTGGAGTCAATCAGTCAgtcatccaacaagcatttattatgtgctccTAAGGTTAATAATTTtcaggaactgtgttaagtgATAGGGATTCAAAGAAGGCAAAAGTCATCTCcaagtaaatgtaaaatatatacaaagtagatgaGAAATTACTTGAGAAGGGAAGGCACTGAAgtggagaaaaattgggaaagttcACTTGTAAAAAGTagcatttgagctgaatcttgaagaaagccaaggaaaCTGAACTGAAAGTGAAAGGCCAGGGCATTCCAGTATTGGAGTAGAAGGGTAGAGGCAGCTAgtgcaaagacacagagagaacaaGTAGAATGCCAAGTATAAGGAACAAGTAGGCAAATGTAACTAGAATATATAGTTCTATGCAGGGAGGTGGAAAGCATAAATAGATTCAAAGATATAAAAAGCCACTTGAATTATCAAAGTACTTCTTCATTTTATCCTTGTGGCAATAGGGAACCAAGGGCATTCATTGAACAGTAGAGAGAGATAGTCAGATATATGGTTTATAAAAACTGTCTTGGCAGTTGAGTGGAGGATATGTTGgagtgaaaagagaaatgaagcagagaaactAGCTacaagactattgcaatagtccaaacAACAAGTAATGAGGACATGAGCTTGAGCCAATTGTTCTTTTCTTAGGATATGAGGGGTGGGACTCATTCTGGTGAATAGCTAGGTGATCACAtgcaaatctatattttaaaaaaacagaatctaaTTTtgaaacccagaaagaaaaaaatgattcattcacagttccacggTGAACAGGGCTAATTGGTGGCAAGGCTGAGAGCTAAATCTCAGTCTCTTAGCTTCTACTCTAGGGCTTCTTCCATGGTACTGCCTTTACAACCCTTCCTCAATCCCAAAGTAAAACCTAGACTAGACTCTGAGACTTAATCTTTCATATAAATTCGGGACTGGGCTCTGGGCTACAATGATCTAAGCTTTGGGCTAGCTGTGATTGGCACTAACTCCTTtgatttctgagaaaaaaatagatcacatatcctttcctctcctccactactctccccttttctctttgcttCCCCCATAGCACTTACTGGACATCACCAAGAAGACAGAGTTGACTTATTCTGTTTGTTTCTGCATTGTTGACAGGAAAGACAAGAAAGGCAGTAGCTGACCCTAAAAAAAGGTAGAGCAATGACTTAGTGACTAATGTCTCTGAGCTACAAAGGCAGATTGCCTTTTAACTTGGAACAGATTATTTAAGAGTTTTGGGTGGCAAacagaaagaatatttaaaatttcattggcCATACAGACTTGTTCAAAACAATTTCTCTTTAGAAAACTCATACAATTGTCTTTACAATCCCTAAGTACCTGTGACAAATTATCTGAGGGCTTGAGATGAGACAGAAgtgggaaaatataaatattttatagtttctgGCTCTTTCAAGGATGAATCCCCATAGCTCCcaattagaaaaattatacattGTCACTCCATTCCCTGAATAGTTCAAATCCCTGTAGGGCAGGGAGTCCTGGATGAAAACTTGCTTGCAATGAGACCTTTATGACAGTGGAACCAATGGAACTAAACCTGGAAATCTTCCAGCTGAGGCATGAGAATTACCTCTTGGGGCTCTGGgagacaggatttttttttatgactAGGAGACAAGCCTTAAGTGATCTGATTCTAGCatcttttaaatctttaaatgtGCTTCCTTGGAGCCAGTGAGCTCCCTCATCACTATGCCAAGCAGAGAATGGATGATTGCTTTTTAGTTGTAGTGTAGAGAACTACTAACAAATGACAGGTTGGACTAGATATCGCTTAGGTTTATTTTGTCTCTAAAAGTCAATTAATTATCTCATGAAATAATAAGTTCCTAATTGTTAGACTCTTAAGGTTAATCTTTGATAAACAGATAGTTTTGACAGCAATGGATTTGGAGCTACAGACCCatatttaaattccatttctgCTGCTTCACTTCTCTGGACttgaatttcattatttgtaaagttAGAACTTTGGACTAGAAGAATTTTAACCTCATTTGAAAGACTAAATCAATCTGATGATTTCATAAATTCTATCAGGAAATATTGATTGTTCAGGTCTGAGCTGGACCACATGTCCTGTGGATCCTCTATCATTTCAGATATTGtaggaaagtaattttttttcttagaaacaagaCCCGTTGTTCTTTAAAacataattctctctctaaatAAAAGACTGAAAGACAAATAAGGACTGATTGCCCCTAGAACCTTATTTAGAGAATATAGACATGGTCCCTAAAACTCTGAAGAAGCATGTGCAGGGTAGTTGTTGCCTCCGCCCCCATTGGGAAAAGGGATATATCCTAGAGAAATGAAGAACTTGGATGATTACATATGAAAATTTGTAGATCTGGTCTCCATAGTTTTGCAAGCTAACTGAAATGGTCAAGATAAAAGGTCATGCCAAAATTTATTGCCAGATAGTgactttataaatgaaattttagagaTTGATATGATGGTAGCATATACAGGACTTATGAAAGGAATTGTAGCATCAGGAAATATTTCTTGAAGATACATGGCTGCTCACTTGAACAttgttttttaatgtactttGAAATTAGAAAGTAACCTAAATAAAATCCAATTTAGTTTTGCATTTCAATAAATATCAACTTAAGCATATTGAAATGGAGGACTAGGTGACACTTGTCCTGGATAGAACACTTGTCCTGATGTTAGAAAGACAAATTCATGTCTAACCTTAGAtattagctgtataatcctggccAATCACTTAACttatttaccttagtttcttcatctgtgaaataagaataataacagcatcttccCTCCAGGATTTTTGTGAAAAACAACTAAGATAATAAGTGAAAAGTGTTTATCACAGTACCTAGTATATATTTAGAACTATATCCTTCTgggaaaatgattgaaaatacAGGACTGAAGGCACTGCCAATGTATCCTTTTTCTAAATGTCAAATTTTAGTTTCCAGGAAGCTAAGGACAATGAAAATTCCAtttttcccaacccctcttaatcaAGCTGCCATACTTCTTTTG
This genomic window contains:
- the LOC127545008 gene encoding olfactory receptor 7C1-like, with translation MGPGNKTSISEFFFRFPIKQEQQLFIFGLFLGIYVITVVGNFLIMLTFGSDSHLHTPMYFFLSNLSFVDLCLVSTTVPKMLVNILTNSQDISYVGCLTQMYFFSAFACMDNFLLTLMACDRFVAICHPLRYATIMSPQLCILLVLLSWTISLLDSLLQSLMAMRLSFCKAHDLPFFFCDLPQILKLSCTETLINNILVYFTTGLLGVLPLTGIIFSYIKICSSILRIPSPGGKYKAFSTCGSHLCVVSLFYGTVFGVYLNSSAPHSSWKSTIASVMYAVITPMLNPFIYSLRNKDIKNALRRLMRRPIFFP